From one Lycium barbarum isolate Lr01 chromosome 6, ASM1917538v2, whole genome shotgun sequence genomic stretch:
- the LOC132643817 gene encoding probable LRR receptor-like serine/threonine-protein kinase At3g47570: MSGAIPKSLQALKQLDSFNVSFNRLHGEIPSGGPFVNLTFQSFMSNEGLCSNPQKHVPACPFNSKNRSNSKNRILIWIVASSVIFVIGLASAIVFMLMRHRGKTVNAEDEWLPEVAPQRISCYELQQATQNFDGNNLLGSGSFGSVYKGTLTDGTIVAVKVFNVQLEALILEYMPNESLDKLLYSRDYSLNIMQRLNIMVDVASALEYLHHGYSVPVIHCDLKPSNVLLDNNMEGHLTDFGIAKLLTKEESIAHTTTFVTMGYIAPEYGLEGLISKRSDVYSYGIMSLETFTKKKPNDEMFTGDLNLRIFERMNMIDVVAALKRIKQKLSSCY; the protein is encoded by the exons ATGTCTGGTGCAATTCCAAAGTCATTACAGGCACTTAAGCAGCTAGACTCCTTTAATGTCTCATTCAACAGGTTACACGGAGAAATTCCGAGTGGAGGACCTTTTGTTAATCTCACTTTCCAGTCTTTCATGTCGAATGAAGGATTGTGTAGTAACCCTCAAAAGCATGTCCCAGCTTGTCCTTTTAATTCAAAGAATCGTTCTAATTCAAAAAATAGAATATTGATATGGATTGTTGCCTCATCAGTTATCTTTGTGATAGGGCTTGCTTCAGCAATAGTTTTCATGTTGATGAGACATCGGGGTAAAACAGTCAATGCTGAAGATGAGTGGTTGCCTGAGGTAGCACCACAAAGAATTTCTTGCTATGAACTTCAACAAGCAACTCAAAACTTTGATGGAAATAACTTGCTAGGTAGTGGGAGTTTCGGTTCTGTTTACAAAGGGACATTGACAGATGGGACCATAGTAGCTGTTAAAGTTTTCAATGTACAGCTAGAAG CATTGATACTTGAGTACATGCCAAATGAGAGCTTAGACAAGTTGCTATACTCTCGAGATTATTCTTTAAATATAATGCAAAGATTGAATATCATGGTCGATGTTGCATCTGCTCTGGAATATCTCCATCATGGTTACTCAGTACCGGTTATTCACTGTGATTTGAAGCCTagcaacgtgttacttgacaataACATGGAAGGACACCTGACTGACTTTGGCATTGCAAAACTTTTAACTAAGGAAGAATCTATTGCTCACACTACAACCTTTGTCACAATGGGTTACATTGCTCCTG AATATGGTTTGGAAGGCCTTATATCCAAGAGGTCTGATGTTTATAGTTATGGTATCATGTCGCTGGAAACTTTCACCAAGAAGAAACCTAATGATGAAATGTTCACGGGAGATTTGAATTTGAGAATCT TTGAAAGGATGAACATGATTGATGTTGTAGCAGCATTGAAAAGGATCAAGCAGAAGCTTTCTTCCTGTTATTGA
- the LOC132599560 gene encoding lysine histidine transporter-like 8 yields the protein MSCLQNFTYNILERIETVIFPSECRSWGIISLTIAYFWQLYTLWILVQLHEVVPGKRYNRYVELAQAAFGERLGVWLALFPTVYLSAGTATALILVGGETMKMFFQIVCGPLCSSNPSSLISLMSSVAGIVL from the exons ATGTCTTGCTTACAAAATTTTACCTATAATATTCTTGAGAGAATCGAAACAGTAATATTTCCTTCTGAATGCAGGAGctggggaataatttccttaactATAGCTTATTTCTGGCAACTCTATACTTTATGGATCCTTGTTCAGCTGCATGAAGTAGTTCCCGGGAAGAGATATAATAGATATGTGGAACTTGCACAAGCAGCTTTTG GTGAAAGACTTGGGGTTTGGCTTGCTCTCTTCCCTACTGTTTACCTATCTGCAGGGACTGCGACAGCTTTGATTCTCGTAGGAGGTGAAACCATGAAGATGTTCTTTCAAATTGTTTGTGGTCCACTCTGTTCAtcgaatccttcaagtcttatcaGTCTAATGAGTTCTGTTGCAGGCATTGTTTTATAG